A DNA window from Ipomoea triloba cultivar NCNSP0323 chromosome 10, ASM357664v1 contains the following coding sequences:
- the LOC116032190 gene encoding pentatricopeptide repeat-containing protein At4g18975, chloroplastic isoform X1, whose amino-acid sequence MMSRGCAYTFPNQFSTLIQKQISGVRVDGLLQIQFLKYHAPRKKAVKFAVSAEKVIGTPPVHITRSQSERSLTRSNTGEKKLLQRKGKKEHHLWKKRDSAGSGQKALNLVRIISGLPDEKNVVYAALDKWVAWETEFPVIAAAKALRILRKQNQWRRLIQVAKWMLSKGQGATMGTYDLLLLAFDMDQRVDEAGMLWNMILNTRTRSISKWLFSRIISLYDHHNMPDKIIEVFADMEELAVKPDEDTVRRIARAFHTLGQLDKQKMVLKRYQRKWKYIHFNGERVRVKTDKWDE is encoded by the exons ATGATGTCTAGGGGTTGTGCTTATACATTTCCTAACCAATTTTCAACACTAATACAAAAGCAG ATTTCAGGTGTTAGAGTGGATGGTTTGCTGCAAATCCAGTTCTTGAAGTACCATGCTCCTAGGAAGAAAGCTGTGAAGTTTGCAGTGTCAGCTGAAAAG GTAATTGGTACGCCACCAGTCCACATAACCCGTAGTCAAAGTGAACGATCTTTGACTAGATCAAATACTGGTGAGAA GAAACTACTTcagagaaaaggaaagaaagaacaCCATTTATGGAAGAAAAGAGATTCTGCTGGGTCTGGGCAGAAGGCACTCAATCTTGTTAGGATT ATCTCAGGACTTCCAGATGAGAAGAATGTTGTTTATGCTGCACTAGATAAATGGGTAGCATGGGAAACTGAGTTTCCGGTGATTGCAGCAGCTAAGGCCTTAAGAATATTAAGGAAACAAAACCAGTGGAGACGACTAATCCAG GTGGCCAAGTGGATGCTGAGCAAAGGTCAAGGAGCAACTATGGGTACCTATGATTTGCTTCTGCTGGCATTTGATATGGATCAGAGAGTAGATGAGGCAGGGATGTTATGGAATATGATCCTAAATACACGCACCCGCTCTATCTCAAAATGGCTGTTTTCTAGAATTATTTCATTGTATGATCACCATAATATGCCGGATAAGATCATAGAG GTATTTGCAGACATGGAAGAATTGGCAGTAAAACCGGATGAAGATACTGTTAGAAGAATTGCTCGAGCTTTCCACACATTAGGTCAATTAGACAAGCAGAAGATGGTTCTGAAAAGGTATCAGAGGAAATGGAAATATATTCACTTCAATGGTGAACGTGTTAGGGTGAAAACAGATAAATGGGATGAATGA
- the LOC116032190 gene encoding pentatricopeptide repeat-containing protein At4g18975, chloroplastic isoform X2, whose amino-acid sequence MMSRGCAYTFPNQFSTLIQKQISGVRVDGLLQIQFLKYHAPRKKAVKFAVSAEKVIGTPPVHITRSQSERSLTRSNTGEKKLLQRKGKKEHHLWKKRDSAGSGQKALNLVRIISGLPDEKNVVYAALDKWVAWETEFPVIAAAKALRILRKQNQWRRLIQVAKWMLSKGQGATMGTYDLLLLAFDMDQRVDEAGMLWNMILNTRTRSISKWLFSRIISLYDHHNMPDKIIETWKNWQ is encoded by the exons ATGATGTCTAGGGGTTGTGCTTATACATTTCCTAACCAATTTTCAACACTAATACAAAAGCAG ATTTCAGGTGTTAGAGTGGATGGTTTGCTGCAAATCCAGTTCTTGAAGTACCATGCTCCTAGGAAGAAAGCTGTGAAGTTTGCAGTGTCAGCTGAAAAG GTAATTGGTACGCCACCAGTCCACATAACCCGTAGTCAAAGTGAACGATCTTTGACTAGATCAAATACTGGTGAGAA GAAACTACTTcagagaaaaggaaagaaagaacaCCATTTATGGAAGAAAAGAGATTCTGCTGGGTCTGGGCAGAAGGCACTCAATCTTGTTAGGATT ATCTCAGGACTTCCAGATGAGAAGAATGTTGTTTATGCTGCACTAGATAAATGGGTAGCATGGGAAACTGAGTTTCCGGTGATTGCAGCAGCTAAGGCCTTAAGAATATTAAGGAAACAAAACCAGTGGAGACGACTAATCCAG GTGGCCAAGTGGATGCTGAGCAAAGGTCAAGGAGCAACTATGGGTACCTATGATTTGCTTCTGCTGGCATTTGATATGGATCAGAGAGTAGATGAGGCAGGGATGTTATGGAATATGATCCTAAATACACGCACCCGCTCTATCTCAAAATGGCTGTTTTCTAGAATTATTTCATTGTATGATCACCATAATATGCCGGATAAGATCATAGAG ACATGGAAGAATTGGCAGTAA